ACTGTTGACATAGCATTTTTAACTGCAGTATTTTCACtgctaaatgtgtgtttcacacGTTGGCCACCAACTGACAAGCTTTACAGTTCTACTGTTTGCTGACACAGGGGATATGTTTTGCCCAGATAACACACTTTACAAGAACAGCTGATACTCTGACAATGATGCTATCGTTTTCCTGTCCCTCCTCTggattgtacagtatgtgtggctTGAGTCAACATTTGGAGAAgtgtaaacacaacataaaaaccatGAGATGTGCCTGTGTTGGCTTTTCTCGTAAAAGGTCCAAAGGTTATTGTCATTGTCTTTTATGCGatttttgaatgttttctttttttacttaagAAACTGCTGTCACTGCTTTCTCAAAAAATATCTCATTCTACTAAAACGCCTGTAATAAAGGATCAAAATCTGTTCTAGTGGAGCTGACCAGTGGTCAGTCATTGGAGATTTTAGCTGCACTAAAGAGCTCACAGATGTTAATGGATTTAAAGATGCATGGACATTAAATATATTCTAGTTGAAGTAGGAATATATTCCATCCTGTGGTGTCAGAACTAATGCAGTCTAATTTTGGCTGGTGTAGGTTGAAACCACAAAACCCTACACCTAATTTCtctgcagaaaatgtttgtcGCTGTGGAAATCGCTGTCCTTATAAGAGTCATGCATCAGTTGTTATAGTTACAGTAGAGTTAATGTCCTTGAGTCTTTGTTATTGCCAaaagcagctgtgttttgtgtcttgcaATACAGAGGCTGAATGGCGAGCTCCCTCTCAGTGCAGACGAGTTGGAGAACGTCTTTGATACCCTCGATTCTGACAGCAATGGATACCTTACCCTCAGCGAGTTCTCCTCAGGCTTCAGTATGTTTATATACTCTTTGTACTTGCACAGTGCTTCTAAGATTATCAGGGGCAGTCTGAGGTTTTGATTGTGACCCTGAGCTTTTGCTTTTTCTAGGTGAGTTTTTATTTGGCCGTAAGATTTCTGTAGAAGAAAGCATGGAGGAGAAGAACCCCTGTGAAAGCCCTCCAGAGATTCTGTACCAGACCCAGTGGGAGGAGAGCCTAGGAAAAggagatgaggatgaggaagagaaacacTTTTGCATGCTTATGGAGAGCCTCGGAGCCAACAGTGTATTTGAAGAGTGAGTACTGTATGCATTGGTGTGTACCTGTGATTATAGCCTGTGTTGTTAGATCAACTTCATATCTTTGCCCACTTTGTTAGCATTTCCTGTAGGTCTACACTGTATTTTAGGTGACTTAGCCTGAGAATTTAATCAGCTGTGCAAAATAAACAGGAGTTGGAAGTTTCCACTCAAGCAATctgtgctctgtctctgtgtattAAAGCGttactatttaaatattcaagTGTTTTACTGGGATTGCATTTGAAgcacagaatatatatattttatatatacatatacagtatatacatgtattttttttttttattgattggaTTTTTGAAGAACTTAACTCTAGAGCCAGTCACATAAAAAAGGTGacaaacaaatctaaatgaattactataaacatttttatatttctctgcATTGGTATTTCACACAGCATTAACAGGTCATTAGTAACCCTAGTTGAGGTCTGTTTACACACTGGTTTGTTAGACTGGAAAAAATATAATGACAGGATCTTAGGAAATGCATGACTAGACTCACCTTTAACAAACACGTCCAACTCAGTATAAGTAAACAGTAGCTGTGGTGGATGCCAGATTCACACAGTCCGTTGGTTTCCGCCTACCTGAACTAGAGATGGCATTTTAGATCAGGTCAGGTTGTGCAGCACTAACTGATATTGATGTTGGCCAGACTTTAAGGATGAGAAGTCTTTCTGGGATTTCTTTGAATATCCTGACCTTAACGTAGTTCACAGGCAAATGACTTTGCTCtggaaataaaatcacacagttttgtgtctcatgtactgtatatttttaatgtgaatcCTATTAATTACATTTGCTGTCTAGTTGGCGTATATGTTGCCTTGGAACACACTGAAAGAGTTATGAATGTTTTGTCCTTATAAAGGCCTCTGTAATCTGGTACAGCACCTGAGTTACTTCTATGTTGAGCTGGGATTTCCACCTATGTTGTCACTAcgttatttatgtttttatgttcagGATAGTAAAATCGTTGTCAAACCTCTCTGACAACGACTCTGACTCGATGCTCTTAGTTACTTCTGCTTCTATCCTATCAGTCCTGCTGAGGTGCGCAGTTTGTGGGCTCAGCTGCGCCGAGATGAACCACACCTTTTATCCAATTTTGAGGACTTCTTGGCCAGAGTGACCTCCCAAATTAAAGATGCCAACCAGGAGAGAAGGGAGATGGAGAGCGCTCTCAAAAGGTCAGGGAAGGTCATTTAGATTATTATTTGTTGTGGAAGGTTTAGAGGATTATGagatgtatttttgtatttgaaaaCGTGGTTTCTATGTAATCTCCCACatgctctgttgttgttgtggggaAAATAAGATAATTTTGTAAATTGTCACGGAGTTCTAGATTATAGATCTCAGAAAAATTTCTCAACAGAAGATTGCAAATAATGAAGATATTTCACCATCTATAGTGCATAATATGTTGAAACAATTCAGGGAAATCTCAGTGCGTAAAGACTGAGGGTGAAACCACTGTTGAATGTGCCTGAACATCGAGCCTTCGGGTGGCATTTTATGAGAGACCAGCAATGCTActgggaaaaaaataacatcaggTTCTCAGTgctaaagagaaaacaaaaagaccaTCCAGAGTGttaaaagtgaaagaagaatATCTCTGATGGTATGTGTGTGGATCAGTACCTACAGCATGGGTGACTCAGTAGACACAGACaagtgtaattaaaaggaaagGTGAAGTAATACAGTAGTAAGCATACGACAGTCGCAAGTGTTGCAtcattttttttgcattttagaaagaaaaatgccAACTTTACTACAAATGAGGTTTGTAGATGCATGTATCACATCAGAATTGTATTCAtacagaaaagcagcaacacacGATGATGAGATCCAGCGTCTGTATGAAGAAATGGAGCAGcagataaaaaatgaaaaagacaggATTGTACTGCAGGTACAAACTTCTTAGTACTGTCAAAGCAGTTTTCCTCTTTGCTTTCAAATTGACTAAACATTGTTATGTTATGTCATTTTGGCCTCATCTGTGTTCCCTTGCCTCCCTCTTTTATCTTTGCCCTAAAGGACTATGAACGGTTTCTGTCTCGTAGTCAAGatctggagcagcagctgtccAGCAAAGAAAGAGAGCTGGAACAACTCTTCCAGAAACAGAGAAGGGTGAGTGAGATGTAGCAAAAAGGATTTTCTAATAGTGGATCAGTGTTGACAGTCACAGTTTATGGAAAAACTTTACATGTTAGCAGTTACGCAGTACTTACAGAATCTGAAAACACCTTTCAGGAAACACAAGTACTGTAGATGGAGAGGTGTGAATGGTCATTTGTCTCAGCAGTCCACTTGTGATCCCTTTGCccaagacacattttaaaaccaagtgtAAACAGGGTTAGAAAGATAATGTGGTCCACACATACTCATTACCACAGTCAATCTGATGTGAGTGAGAACATTTTCATAGCAGCATTAACACTCAGTTGTATCTAGTTGTCATTTTACTACTTTTATCAAATAATGTTTCTTCAGTGAGCAGCAATAACAACTTGTGTTGATAGGTGCTGATGGATGTTAATAGGTTCCATCACACCTCTATTTACAGACTTGCACTCAGGCTTTTAAGTCTAATTAGTGAGCTGGAATTAATTCTGGTCACGCCTCACTGCAAGGacttctcctctcttcacagCTCCTTAGCGCCTCTAATTAATTTGTCAGATCTACAGAGTGTTTACCAAGTTCCTTGTTTGTGGAGAATAACAGTTGTCCATTCACTGGTAACACCTGACACagctttgaaaatatttagtgTGGTTTACTGTTTATTAGAAGATATTTTGAGGCAGTCGGTTGTTTGAAGGTTTTCATGCCATTCTGTTTCCTCATGTTCATGCTATGACTGGGACAGCCATTCTTTCTAACAGCTGAGGGAACAAAGACAGGCGGTTGTCTGGATGTGTACCCAggacactttatttatttgtcttctcTGATATTTTCTTGTTACATTCCCAGTTAGAGCACCAGTGCCACGAGCTTCATAGTGAACAACATGTTACCAAGGTGGAGAATGTGAAGCTGAAGCAGGTGAACGATGAGTTAGCACAGGAGCTGGAGCGCACCAGCCAAGAGCTGATCATGGCACAGGACCAGCTGAGTCTGCTGCAGGAGCAGTCCACAAGACTTCACGAGGAGAAGGAGATGTGAGTTGTACTGTTGATAGTCGTATTTTCTAAGGTGTCTTATAACTTCAGACTTGATTATTCAGCCTCTATTGTCCTCAGGCTAAAAACTACTGAGATCATTTAGCCTGTTATACAGGCAGATGGTAACGATAGTAGTCAAGTTGATGTATTTTTAGGGGCTCTCATTCTTATGAATAGTCTGAGGTTTACTCTTTTATTCTGTTCATCTACTTTCTGTTAGTCTTGTTGCGACCCTCTGTATCATTTTAATCTCGTACTGTAACTTGGTTTAACTTTCTGTGCTCTGGGTTAAATTTCATCACATGTTTATAATAAATTGTAACCTCAGACCATGTCTGCTTGATTATAGAGTTTTGGTAAAAATAAGATGCATTGTTGTCCAACACAGGGAAATATACAGACTGACTGAGGGACTGCAGCGAGAGCGAGCAAGCCTCCTCAAACAGCTGGATCTCTTGAGGTATGATCAGAGAGAAAATATAATAGAGATATAACTGTGCAGAGCTTACAAAAAGGTGTGTGAGTTGTGTATCAAAGCCATTATAGCTAGTAAACATCTAACAGCTATCAAACAAGGCAAggcattaaaattaaatatattcaaattTGACAATCTAGTTACACAGTGGTGGCAATTGTGTAATAGTCCACTGCCATGGAAAGACTTAGCACTCTGTCTTcaatgctgttttcattttgttgttgtatccagggaaatgaacaaacatttacGAGATGAAAAGGACATGTGTTATCAGGTATGTGTAATTTATTAGCACAGAtaatttacatattattttaaatttctctGGTCTGCACTTACTTGTCATCTTTTTGAAGACAAGTGgaatagaaaaaatataaatgatcacCAGTGGCCTAACAACTAATCACTCacaatgtgtatttgtgttttaattctgCAGAATCCAAAGAATTCTCAGAAGGCGCCATGTTTGAAGGAGAGGCCTTTAATCGGTGttgtgaaacacacaaacacaaatttctTCAAAAGGTAAATCATCCCTGGGTGATAgaccaaataaaactgaacatgtCCTTGTCAGGTTGTCAAGTTAAGCATAAGCCACCTTTGTACATTACATTTGATCTGTCTTGTTCCATTACTACTGTGTGCTGTAatgctttttttcttaaaaaaaaaaaaagtgaggatCAGGAGGAGCAGACCTCCAACTGTGTAAGGCAGAACCTAGCCAATGGGTCATGCCAACCATCGTGCCCAAAGACAGGAGGGCACCTCCAGAGGATCATCTCCATTGAGGAGGACCACCTCCCACACTTACTCCAGAACAACTGTCAGGCTCAGACTCCTCTTCAGGAGTGTAGTGAAGGAGAGGAAGCCTCTGACAATGAGGAGAATATAGACTTGGTGATGAGCGATATCTACCCATGTGCATCATCTCCCCAGCAACAACAATCAACGACAAATAcggagaaaagagaaactccAACATCTCCGAGGGGTCAGCCTGTTGGCAAGGAGACCAGCTTAAATGTAAGCATGTGTAGTCATTGATTGATTGTAATCACTGTATTCACTGTGCATAAGGCACGCATTTAATTTCTGTGATGTACGTGAACTACAGcaatgaaaatactgtaaatataagcaCAAACTAGTGCTTAACTGGAGTTCTTAAAACTAGTTcctacactcccctccaaaagtaaTGGAAATCAACATTTCAACTTTCATTtacaggtgtttacatctggatcagATACACAACTTAAAGATATCACCATTTGTTTGAACccacacatttttaatgtagGCTAAAGTATCAGAACATGggactgacaggtgtgttttgttgcccagcaGTGTCCTATTacataattatttaaacaacaaacagcactgaatgtctacgctcagtttcagatttgggttttgcctgttcagactgcatttatagttaagaggtgtaaccagCATGAAAACCAGAGCTGTCTATGtgtgaaaaacaagacaacagcagttgaaGACAGTaacattcagtgtgtttactCCGCTttagtaaccaggttacagtcggCTTTCTCAATAAAACTAATTTCTGAAAATTCGGCTTGTTCCCCAATTACCtaagaaacctggtttctcttagtaacctggttacttgtgtgcatgtaaatgcattgattgtgagagctgtaaagaaagaccctaaaacaactttTGTGACATCAGCAAAAACCTACAGAGTGCAGAAATGAgggtatcacaatctactgtttgCAGAAGACTTGCAGAATAAAAGTACCGTGGCTGCACCacaagatgcaaaccactcattagcagGAAGAACAGGGAGGTCAGACTGGAATTTACCAAGAAATGAGCCTCAAAAAGTCTGGGACAAGgttttatagactgatgagacaaagataaACCTTTatcaaagtgatggaaagactaaagtttggagaaagaaaggatctGCACTATAATCTTCAATGATTATGTAACACATTatgataatgacccaaaactcacaggcaaaacaacaaagaagttCATCAGTGGCAAGAGGTGGAAGGATTTAGACTGGACAAGTGGATTTATACCCTATAAAGCAGAGGGGGGCATCTGGTCACCCACAGGGATGGCGCAAGTCACCTTTTTGAGCTAATAACACTTGCACTGGTGTAGATTGACTTATGCACAAATCATGCTTATAAATGCTGGAAATCCTGAGACGTGTAAACAGGCACAGCTATGATGGGCAGGTAGCTGTGGTTTTTAACCCtccaaaaacaagacaaacatggcaGAAAAGCGAGAAAAactcaaacattttcacaatgaCTGGGAGGAAGAGTTCTTTTTTACGACAGCGAAGAAAAAGTGCATATGCCTCATTTGTGGAGAAAAATGTGATCTATGCGATCTATCCACCTGGCAGCAAACTACCAGCAGAAAAAGCTTGGGAGTTAAAGGCAGCTTTAGACAAACACCAGTCCACAAGGCCAGTGAAAAAGTCACAAAAGGCAACTGGAGATTAATATAGATCTGCACATTTTGTGATGAGCGGGGTAGGTCTTGAAAGGAGCAATGAAGATAATtacaaaacactgtgtttaaagatgaaaagaatATGGCCAAAGTGAGTACAAAGGTGTGAGAGGCTACAGTGAAAGGCTGGAAAAATAAAGTAACTGGTTGCACTTTTCCAGTACTTTAGGAGAGAAGTGTATACCCCTTTTAAAGTAACTGCTCTCTATATTCATCTATTCATTCAGGAGGAAGGTGGTCCCTCGTCGCCTGACCGTCTCTTTAAGATTGTGCTAGTGGGAAACTCTAGTGTTGGAAAAACCTCCCTCCTTCGACGTTTTTGTGATGACTGTTTCCACCCTGGCACATCTGCCACTGTGGGTACGTACTTTATAATTTAAGCGATGGTGCAAACACACTTACAACCCTTGTTAGTTCCTGTGACTGAAGACGAAACACTAGGCCCTGTGGTTGACCTCAGGCCCTGCACTAAGCACTTTCATTTGTATGAGTACAGCAGTGTTAGCAGTACTTTGGAGTGTCAGGGTAGTTAAAGACAAAGAGCAaccagacacagacaaagaattACAGTTAGGCCTTCGAAAGGTTTGGAAGTACAGTAGCAGATTATGTGTTAAAGCTATTAATCTGTGAAAGCTGTGGACTTTTCCAACATATTCGTTCAACGTATTACAACATTTTTAGGATTAGTTCATTAAGGCCATTGGGTACTTCTAGTTTGGATATTTGTCATTAACTATAACAATTATACAATGctcaatatttgtttttgattagaGAAACCCTTTTCTTGTATGTGCAGGTATAGACTACAGTGTAAAGACAATAACTGTGGACAACATCCAGGTGGCCCTGCAAATGTGGGATACAGCAGGACAGGAGAGGTGAGGTTTCAGCACGAGGCAACGACAAAGCCATATTATACTCTACGTCACTTCTATCTGGTGCGGTGTTTTAATAATTGGTAGcaatttaaaataacagtgaAACATTGGACTAATATTTCAGAAATAACAAGGTAATAAGAGGAATATCTCAGTATTAAGAAGCTTAAAGGGTAAAATTGTAGTAATAACAAGATAATGTATTGTCTACTTCCTCCTTTTCCTACTGCAGGTATCGAAGCATCACCAAACAGTTCTTTCGTAAGGCTGACGGTGTAATTGTGATGTATGACATCACAATCGAGCAGAGCTTCACAAGTGTCCGACAGTGGCTGACGAGTGTAAAGGTAGTTCTGGTGCACGCACACAGaacatgattttgttttactttgtattgtGTGCAAATCACCTTTATATTTGAAGAAACAGAGTGGGTGTATGTTTTCACACCATGGTAATGTTCAAGGGACAAATATAAGGTTAGGTGATGCAATGTTGATTTGCCTGTTCTCACAGGCTAATTTTCAAGCAGTAGGTAGGTAACAGTGAAGCAGATGtactgttttagtgttttaggcTTAATAGAGCCTCTGAAGATGAAGTGATGATGTTTTTCAGCTTCTATTCTTTTCGtctgtgttctttttttatagGAGAGTGCAGGCGATGACATTCCCACCATGCTTTtgggaaacaaaacagacaaagatttgGAGAGACAAGTTCAAAAAGGACTGGGTGAAAGACTAGCCAAGGTTTCCTCtatgcacttttcttttttatgattGTGGGGGCATTTTAtcttcattcttcttttcttttatttctagtCTGGTGCTGTGTGGTGTGTCTGTGGAACTTGGAAAGTACTATGGGAGCTAATGTGAATTTTTTCATAGGCTTGCACTTATCAATGTGCAAAAAGTTAAAATTGCACAGACAGCCGGCTCATTTCAATGACAGGTTTCCTTCTGTTTTGTGGTAATGACAGCTGTAATCAATTGGCTAATTTTTTCAGGACTGCCAAATGACTTTCTATGAGTGCAGTGCATACTCTGGACACAACGTGGTGGAGTCCATGGTTCATTTGGCCAGGTAAGCAAAATTAATAGTTTATGTAGtacaagaacaaacaaaacaaacaatagttGTGTTTCACTAAATGCATATATAGTGCAATTGCCTGCTTGAAGGGCGTCAGATTGGGATTATTTCTGAAGCAAAAAAGACAGATACTTCATTAGTTCTAAGATAAAGGTACTTCATCAGCTGTTTCTGCACTCAAGCTGACTGCAGTAATCTGTGGTCACAGACATTTCTGCCTAAAGTAATCACACAGTAAATTTAGATGCAGCTAGACTTCACACAGCTACATGACAAACAACTGCGGGAAGTGCTACAAATAACCCCCCccagagtttaaaaaaaaaaaaaaagctcttatGGCATCCATGCAGACCTGGTACAGCATGTGCAGG
This DNA window, taken from Anabas testudineus chromosome 6, fAnaTes1.2, whole genome shotgun sequence, encodes the following:
- the cracr2aa gene encoding ras and EF-hand domain-containing protein homolog; this encodes MAAFTAPCAITGTSTPMAAWKRQESSESGDMDQNTILEKTHEFFQMCDIENKGFINRRDMQRLNGELPLSADELENVFDTLDSDSNGYLTLSEFSSGFSEFLFGRKISVEESMEEKNPCESPPEILYQTQWEESLGKGDEDEEEKHFCMLMESLGANSVFEDPAEVRSLWAQLRRDEPHLLSNFEDFLARVTSQIKDANQERREMESALKRKAATHDDEIQRLYEEMEQQIKNEKDRIVLQDYERFLSRSQDLEQQLSSKERELEQLFQKQRRLEHQCHELHSEQHVTKVENVKLKQVNDELAQELERTSQELIMAQDQLSLLQEQSTRLHEEKEMEIYRLTEGLQRERASLLKQLDLLREMNKHLRDEKDMCYQNPKNSQKAPCLKERPLIGVVKHTNTNFFKSEDQEEQTSNCVRQNLANGSCQPSCPKTGGHLQRIISIEEDHLPHLLQNNCQAQTPLQECSEGEEASDNEENIDLVMSDIYPCASSPQQQQSTTNTEKRETPTSPRGQPVGKETSLNEEGGPSSPDRLFKIVLVGNSSVGKTSLLRRFCDDCFHPGTSATVGIDYSVKTITVDNIQVALQMWDTAGQERYRSITKQFFRKADGVIVMYDITIEQSFTSVRQWLTSVKESAGDDIPTMLLGNKTDKDLERQVQKGLGERLAKDCQMTFYECSAYSGHNVVESMVHLARILKEQEDREKEKTIQLDSVSSEKKRSCC